The following proteins come from a genomic window of Aspergillus oryzae RIB40 DNA, chromosome 4:
- a CDS encoding cytochrome b5 reductase family protein (NADH-cytochrome b-5 reductase): MDPEGLKALKDDASSSTDEIRPVFLQSRSWTKATLKERKDISWDTRIFSFKLEHEDQTLGLPVGQHLMIKVLDTSSNNEAIIRSYTPISETSQKGTVDLLVKVYFATATSAGGKMTMALDRLPLGSVVECKGPTGRFEYLGNGRVVISGKERHVRSFKMICGGTGITPIFQVLRAVVQDRQDPTSCTVLNGNRQEEDILCRAELDGFMATDSRRCNIIHTLSKAPDSWTGRRGRISEELLKEYAAPEDESMVLICGPPAMEESARRILLAEGWKESDLHFF; this comes from the coding sequence ATGGATCCGGAAGGTTTAAAAGCACTCAAGGATGATgcatcatcctccaccgatGAAATTCGCCCAGTGTTCCTCCAATCACGGTCTTGGACAAAGGCAAcattgaaagaaaggaaagacataTCCTGGGATACACGAATATTTAGTTTCAAATTGGAACACGAAGATCAAACATTGGGTTTACCAGTCGGCCAGCATCTTATGATCAAAGTCCTCGACACATCATCCAACAACGAAGCCATCATCCGCTCATACACCCCAATTTCTGAAACCAGCCAGAAAGGGACCGTGGACTTGCTGGTTAAAGTATACTTTGCAACAGCCACCTCGGCAGGCGgcaagatgacgatggcccTGGATAGGCTGCCATTGGGCTCCGTGGTGGAATGCAAGGGTCCGACAGGCAGATTCGAATACCTTGGAAATGGACGAGTTGTCATAAGTGGGAAGGAACGCCATGTTCGGTCGTTTAAGATGATTTGTGGAGGAACCGGTATCACACCGATCTTCCAGGTCTTGCGCGCCGTGGTTCAGGACCGGCAAGATCCCACCTCTTGTACAGTCCTCAATGGAAACAgacaggaggaagatatccttTGCCGGGCTGAGCTCGACGGCTTCATGGCAACCGACAGCAGAAGGTGTAATATAATACACACCCTATCCAAAGCGCCGGACTCATGGACTGGCCGCCGAGGACGCATATCCGAAGAGCTCCTAAAGGAGTACGCGgctccagaagatgagagtATGGTCCTGATTTGTGGTCCGCCAGCCATGGAAGAATCGGCTCGGAGGATACTGTTGGcggaaggatggaaagaatcaGACCTTCACTTCTTCTAA
- a CDS encoding uncharacterized protein (predicted protein), which produces MATITEVRTDALVPTDLVLKTGQIKIESEEISTRDLSDIPLPPPSKRPTEVLSVDKGTPDSHVPRDPRLIRLTGVHPFNVEPPLTDLYKEGCLHRLSCLSP; this is translated from the exons ATGGCAACCATCACCGAGGTGCGGACGGATGCGCTCGTCCCAACTGACCTCGTTCTTAAGACAGGTCAGATCAAAATCGAAAGCGAAGAGATCTCGACGAGAGACCTGTCTGATATCCCTCTGCCACCGCCATCAAAACGGCCGACAGAAGTGCTGAGCGTAGATAAAGGAACTCCAGATAGCCATGTTCCTCGTGACCCTCGGCTTATCAGATTAACGGGTGTTCATCCGTTTAATGTTGAGCCACCTCTCACAGATCTGTATAAAGAAG GTTGCTTGCACCGGCTGTCATGCTTGTCCCCTTGA
- a CDS encoding tubulin gamma complex associated family protein (predicted protein) — protein MEQEDYDTDPFSSENLWRLSKFTLQSLQPLERLPWNEELPDLTGGFFRSPLELLNEDCFSSSQLNLFETDVFDPDLLPESTTDASSETSAEPSIARSERGDGSEDIWVLNDVDVKFDGKRFLKTWENCQNRLYQEPTSAYFSESGSRGFDASLANQAATNGLGKLGRVARNDVFLRSLFRLGLGWSSLFFRYNRERQMFERVFDDIRLSGVSVAALNSLTDEMIQCGTDMQRVRNFVGKAPSKSTKLSALSTLSSAVAVVIYIVEKRLLRDADNILSLIQVRALFQRCGELAGVLADLVEAVEGVVSDAQIFSIVLEKAAHYSQTFGHMEDLFREIVIRTVYPFLKHAETWIGLRLEASTLKELAANGRSFVVLEPSEENPKTTSQSTRLEYRYNPAEMPSFIPTDQAELIFESGRSLRLLKRFHPQHPIASDEICNGDVPRLSCASTWTDIERIQEKAKIYENRLRSEILRYNRGRPSATKNLIINSQPPAHTEASDTLKDTFDLFDIDDAQNMTGLLANPSSIEKDELSRLIEQGNHKDLEVPEDHRCNFGPELASALYLSLAPLLSSQALLIDFSCLHLLFKEHKLRYHLSLQWRFQLLGDGFFTSLLSHALFDPEMQSGERKSGVVRSSVHTGLRLGSRDTWPPASSELRLVLIGLLSECHGFDDRSESSAGNEPRKERELPGGLSFSIRELTAEEVTKCKDPNAIEALDFLRLQYKPSDVLEAIITSRSLNKYDRLFKHLLRLLRMVSVVKGLIRDSTGRDSLSGHPRNVYQKFRIDCQHFVLSLSDYCFHVGIGSTWQRFQDSLAKIERCLDRGDIDGTIEAAHSVPRLRDYHEDILDQMLFALFLSKRHADAAKLLESIFGTILTFAPLSRMDGTSGVRHESEAIAYQLFATFRKQTSLFVNYLRNLDGVNASSKSFGRSGTTFASREAPTCVFDHLLARLDMRKYY, from the exons ATGGAGCAGGAAGATTATGATACGGACCCATTCTCTAGTGAGAATTTGTGGAGGCTATCGAAGTTCACTCTGCAGTCGCTGCAACCACTAGAACGACTACCCTGGAACGAAGAGTTGCCAG ATCTCACTGGGGGTTTCTTCAGGAGTCCTCTAGAATTACTCAATGAAGATTGTTTTAGTTCAAGCCAGTTGAATCTTTTTGAAACCGATGTATTCGATCCAGATTTGCTACCGGAATCAACAACCGATGCGTCAAGCGAAACTTCTGCCGAACCGAGCATCGCACGCTCGGAAAGAGGAGATGGGTCAGAGGATATCTGGGTGTTGAATGACGTGGATGTCAAGTTTGACGGCAAACGATTTTTGAAGACGTGGGAAAACTGTCAAAATCGATTGTATCAAGAACCCACATCCGCATATTTTAGTGAATCGGGGTCTAGAGGATTCGACGCATCGTTGGCAAATCAGGCTGCGACGAACGGGCTCGGGAAATTAGGCCGTGTGGCTCGAAATGATGTCTTTTTACGGTCCCTATTTCGACTAGGTCTTGGTTGGAGCTCATTATTTTTTCGATACAATAGGGAGCGCCAAATGTTCGAGCGGGTTTTTGACGACATCCGCCTCTCAGGTGTTAGTGTCGCTGCGCTTAATAGCTTGACTGATGAGATGATCCAATGCGGCACGGATATGCAGCGGGTGCGAAACTTTGTTGGCAAAGCTCCATCCAAGTCAACTAAACTCTCCGCTCTTTCTACACTTTCGAGCGCCGTAGCCGTCGTCATTTACATCGTTGAAAAGCGGCTTCTCAGGGATGCTGACAATATACTGTCCCTCATCCAGGTTAGAGCCCTGTTTCAACGATGCGGTGAACTGGCTGGTGTTTTGGCAGACCTGGTCGAAGCTGTCGAAGGGGTTGTGTCGGATGCTCAGATATTCTCCATCGTTCTTGAAAAGGCCGCCCATTATTCCCAAACATTCGGCCATATGGAGGATCTCTTCCGCGAGATTGTTATCCGGACAGTGTATCCGTTTCTGAAGCATGCGGAGACTTGGATTGGCCTCCGCTTGGAGGCGTCGACATTGAAGGAGCTGGCGGCAAACGGCAGAAGCTTTGTAGTTTTGGAGCCCTCAGAAGAGAATCCGAAAACGACCTCTCAATCAACAAGGCTTGAGTACAGATATAACCCCGCCGAGATGCCATCATTCATTCCTACAGACCAAGCAGAGTTGATTTTCGAAAGTGGACGAAGCCTACGCCTGCTTAAACGATTCCATCCGCAGCATCCAATTGCGAGTGACGAAATTTGCAACGGCGATGTCCCCAGGCTCAGCTGTGCTAGCACGTGGACAGATATTGAAAGgatacaagaaaaagcaaagatctACGAAAATAGACTTCGGTCTGAAATACTCAGGTATAATCGTGGTCGCCCCTCTGCAACGAAAAATTTGATAATCAATTCCCAGCCTCCTGCCCATACTGAAGCGAGTGATACACTTAAAGATACCTTTGACCTATTTGACATTGATGACGCGCAAAACATGACTGGATTGCTCGCAAACCCTTCCTCCATAGAGAAAGACGAGCTCTCCCGATTGATTGAGCAAGGGAACCACAAAGATCTTGAAGTACCTGAGGATCATAGGTGTAATTTCGGCCCAGAATTAGCTTCTGCCCTTTATCTGTCCCTTGCACCACTTCTTTCGTCCCAGGCATTGTTGATTGACTTCTCTTGTCTTCACCTGCTGTTCAAGGAGCACAAACTCCGGTATCACCTATCTCTGCAATGGCGGTTCCAGCTTCTTGGGGATGGTTTCTTCACCTCCCTTCTGTCGCACGCTCTCTTTGACCCGGAGATGCAGAGCGGCGAGCGAAAATCTGGTGTTGTCCGTAGTAGTGTCCACACTGGTTTGCGGTTAGGGAGCCGTGACACTTGGCCTCCAGCAAGCTCGGAGTTGCGCTTGGTGCTCATTGGGCTCCTTAGTGAGTGTCACGGCTTTGATGATCGCTCAGAAAGTTCAGCGGGTAATGAGCCCCGCAAGGAGAGGGAACTTCCTGGCGGCCTCAGTTTCTCGATTCGAGAGTTGACTGCTGAAGAAGTTACCAAATGCAAGGATCCAAATGCAATCGAAGCTTTGGATTTCCTACGTCTTCAATACAAACCATCAGACGTCCTGGAAGCTATCATTACGTCGCGATCGCTTAACAAGTATGATCGTCTTTTCAAGCATCTGCTTCGACTCCTTCGAATGGTTTCGGTCGTCAAAGGTCTCATTCGTGATTCTACGGGGAGAGACTCCCTATCTGGGCACCCTCGAAACGTGTACCAGAAATTTCGCATTGACTGCCAGCATTTCGTGCTCTCATTGAGTGATTATTGCTTTCATGTCGGCATTGGCTCGACTTGGCAGCGGTTCCAAGATAGCCTGGCTAAGATTGAACGCTGCCTCGACCGCGGTGATATTGATGGCACGATAGAAGCAGCACATTCTGTCCCTAGACTTAGAGATTATCATGAAGATATTCTCGATCAAATGCTTTTTGCGCTCTTTCTCAGCAAAAGACATGCTGATGCAGCGAAGCTGCTGGAAAGTATTTTCGGTACGATTTTGACATTTGCTCCATTGTCGAGGATGGATGGAACGAGCGGCGTGCGCCACGAAAGTGAGGCTATTGCCTATCAGCTCTTTGCTACATTCCGGAAACAAACATCCCTTTTTGTGAATTATCTACGCAACTTAGATGGCGTGAACGCATCTTCAAAGTCTTTCGGCAGGTCCGGCACGACTTTTGCATCCAGAGAAGCGCCTACATGTGTATTCGACCACCTCCTAGCGCGCTTGGATATGAGGAAATATTACTGA
- a CDS encoding isocitrate dehydrogenase (NAD(+)) IDH2 (isocitrate dehydrogenase, alpha subunit) has translation MFATRNFALPARQCLRSTRVSPRIASPLSQLRGYAAATDERVAKFKGQKDTDGKYTVTLIEGDGIGPEISQSVKDIFAAANAPIKWEPVDVTPILKDGKTAIPDEAIESVKRNYVALKGPLATPVGKGHVSLNLTLRRTFNLFANVRPCRSVAGYETPYDNVDTVLIRENTEGEYSGIEHVVVDGVVQSIKLITKEASERVLRFAFQYARSINKKKVRVVHKATIMKMSDGLFLNLARDIAKEFPDIEFDAELLDNSCLKIVTDPTPYNDKVLVMPNLYGDILSDMCAGLIGGLGLTPSGNIGNECSIFEAVHGSAPDIAGKGLANPTALLLSSIMMLQHMNLGEHAARIQKATFDTLAEGKTLTGDLGGKAKTHEYAEAIMKRL, from the exons ATGTTTGCCACTAGGAACTTCGCTCTCCCTGCCCGCCAATGCTTGCGGAGCACTCGTGTCTCCCCACGCATTGCTTCGCCCTTGTCGCAG CTCCGTGGTTATGCCGCTGCTACCGACGAGCGTGTCGCTAAGTTCAAGGGCCAGAAGGACACCGAT GGAAAGTACACTGTCACTCTGATTGAGGGTGATGGCATTGGTCCTGAGATCTCGCAGTCCGTTAAGGACATCTTCGCTGCCGCAAAC GCCCCCATCAAGTGGGAGCCAGTCGATGTTACTCCTATCttgaaggatggaaagacCGCCATTCCCGATGAAGCCATTGAGAGCGTGAAGAGGAACTACGTCGCCCTCAAGGGACCCCTTGCT ACTCCCGTTGGCAAGGGACACGTTTCTCTGAACCTTACTCTCCGCCGCACCTTCAACCTTTTCGCCAACGTGCGTCCTTGCCGTTCCGTTGCTGGCTACGAGACCCCCTACGACAACGTCGATACCGTCCTGATCCGTGAGAACACCGAGGGTGAATACTCTGGCATTGAGCACGTCGTTGTCGATGGCGTTGTGCAGAGCATTAAGCTCATCACAAAGGAGGCCTCTGAGAGAGTTCTGCGCTTTGCCTTCCAATACGCTCGTTccatcaacaagaagaaggtccGCGTCGTGCACAAGGCTACCATCATGAAGATGTCCGATGGTCTCTTCTTGAACCTCGCCCGTGATATTGCCAAGGAGTTCCCCGATATCGAATTCGACGCAGAGCTGCTGGACAACTCTTGCCTCAAGATCGTCACTGACCCCACGCCTTACAACGACAAGGTTCTTGTCATGCCTAACCTCTACGGTGACATTCTTTCCGACATGTGCGCCGGTCTGATCGGTGGTCTTGGTCTCACTCCCTCCGGTAACATCGGTAACGAGTGCTCCATTTTCGAGGCTGTCCACGGCTCTGCCCCCGACATTGCCGGCAAGGGCCTCGCTAACCCCACTGCTCTGCTTCTGAGCAGTATCATGATGCTGCAGCACATGAACCTCGGCGAGCATGCTGCTCGTATCCAGAAGGCCACTTTTGATACCCTTGCCGAAGGAAAG ACTCTCACTGGTGACTTGGGCGGCAAGGCCAAGACCCACGAGTATGCTGAGGCCATCATGAAGCGTCTGTAA